The window TTTGAAAACctattttttcattattttatctTCTTCAGAAAATGATTAACCATTGAAAAACTATACtaacttatatttattattgacacaCTAAAGAATGTCACAATATACTGAAACTGAGAGAAAAAAATGTAAGAAGTATATACTGAAATATGTTATTTTACTGTATCATATTTACATGTTTGATTTTAGATCATAAATAATTTTCGGAAGAAAGAGCTAACCTAGTTTCTACAATTTATTACAATCTAACCAGGAAAATAAagcatatttgatatttttttcaccAAAATTGGGCTCTCCACCGGAAATCGCATTTCACTGCTTTCCTTTTCTCCCTCGCCGTAGAGTGGACTCTCTTTACCGGCTGTCCTAGCTACGGTAGTTTCGGGATAGTTTTCCTTTTTTCATTTCTCATTTATTTCTTACCTTGTCTCTTTCCTCTTTCTCTCCTTTTGAAAAAATTCTCTATCACGTATTTCCGCTTCTGGTTATCAATTGAATATCTATCTTTCCTTTATTATCAGTTTCTTTCCTTTTCTCCTGTTTCAACTCTATAATTTTGGTCTCTAATATGCTGTCTTTTAAAATCATCTCCGAGTATTGCGTACTTAATTGCACTAAGGTTGGATCTCTCACAGATTTGCTCCCCACAAGCTCTCCTTCCCTCCGCCGTGTATCTCACGTCTCCGGAAACATGGCTGACAAACTTCATGTGGCTATCCGTTCTATGTCGCTTGAGGATGACGATCCGATCATTCTCCCCGATGAACCCAAGTTTCATCTATTTGATGAAAATGCCCTCAGCATTATTGGCCGTCTTCTGAATCCCGATGCTCAAAACATGGCAAGAATGATCGACTTTATGCCTCAAGCATGGCGTCTGTATGACAGAGTCAGAGGTATTGCGCTGTCCAGAGACCGGTTCCAGTTTGTTTTCAAGCGTGAAGAAGATCTGATTACTGTCCTAAAGGACAGACCTTGGTCTTACAATCATTGGACCATGATCTTGGAGCGTTGGACTCCTTCTCCCCCTAGAGACTTCCTATCCAAGTTTGAGGTTTGGATCCGAATCAGAAACATTCCTATCAACCACTACACTATTGATACCATGTATATGCTGGCGAAAAAAGTGGGGGCAGTGATTGAGATCGCTTATGACCCCAAGAGATCTCAGAAAACAGAGTATATACGAGCTAAGGTCATGTTCTCCGCAACTGATCCTGCCTTTGAAGTGAAGAACCTAAACCTTCCTTCGGGGGATGTTGTGGTGATTGAATATGAATATGAAAAAATTCATAAGAGGTGCTATGGTTGTCGTCGTTTGACACATGAGAAGTCGGCATGTCCTTATTCTAAACAACGTCTTCAAAGGCATGTGCAGAAGCCTTTGGAAAAGAACAATCAGGAGCAAACTGATATAGTTCCTACTACAAACCGCTTAGAAGGTCCCCCGGGTTTCCCTCCTCTGTTTCCTGAGTTACCTCCAGAAGACAGAGCTATGGCGATGCAATATATTTCTCATTCCAATGAGACGGAGCGCCGTGCACGCATTCTACGCGTTCAACAATCTATTGAGCTGGAGAAGTCTAACCCTCCTCCGGTTTTGACTAAAATCTCTCATAATTTGGAAAAAGAGAAAGGTCATGTCTTTGGGTATGGCGTGTCTGAGTCTGCCTCTGGTGAGACGAGGATGGCGGCTCACGCGTTGACAGCTCCTGCTGGTGAACGTATTCATAGCTCCTCTGAGGTACAATTATCTGGTGAAAGCATAAGTCCTGCTTCTGCACCAAAACGTCCGGCAGTCTTTACTATAGGAGCCTCAGGGTCTTCTCAAACCGGGTCGTCGAGGGGTAGAAGAAATGGAAGGAACCGGCCTCCAGCTTGGGTAAGACATATCAGACCAGCGAAGAATGCGCAGTCCAAGTCCACACCGGTTCATGAGCAGTCAGATGAAGTGGCGCCTTCCTCCAAAAGGAAAGCAGAGGGAGTTCAGATTGAGAAGGGAAACAAGACATCTAAAACCAAAGAAGATACGGTGGCCTCCATTTTGAGGCCGCTGCCATCCCAATGAGCATTTTGAGTTGGAACTGTCGCGGGGTGGGAAACACCGAGACAGTTCGTCGTTTGACGGAAATGCGCAAAAAGTATTTTCCGGATTTCTTGTTTCTCACGGAAACTAAGCAACAAGATACTTACATGCTTGGTTTACAAAAAGATTTGTGTTACGATAAGATGTTCACTGTGGCGCCTATTGGTTTGAGTGGAGGCTTAGCAGTGTTTTGGAAAGATTGTTATAAGGTTGAGGTCCTGTCTGCTGATAAGAGGATCATTGACCTTAGTGTGAAGTTTGGTTcggttatttttttcttgaccTGTGTCTATGGAGACCCTGTAAGGGAGCGTCGACACACCGTCTGGGAAAAACTTGAGAGCATTGGTCTGTCTAGAAACAATGCTTGGATACTTATTGGTGATTTCAATGAGCTTCTGGACAACTCAGAAAAGCTTGGAGGTTCTCTGCGCAATGAGTCAACTTTTTGGGATTTCCGCAATATGGTGGAGAACTGTAAGATCAAAGAAGTTAGATCGATTGGTAACGTTCTGTCTTGGGCGGGATGGCGCGATAATATATGGATACAGTGCCGCTTAGATCGGAGCTTTGGGAACGACGAATGGTTCCAACTCTTCCCCCGAGCCAATCTAGAGTATTTGGAAATGTGGCCATCTGATCATCGACCTATTCTACTATCGTTCTCTCTGGAGCCGGAAGATAGAGGTTTTGGtcgtttttattttgataaGAGAATGGTCGGTAAAGTGGGAATTGAAGAAGCTATCACAAGAGGGTGGAGTGGTGACGCTTATGGTGTGACATCCTCTGTAATGGATAGGCTATCAAGATGTAGAAGGGAGCTTTCCCGATGGAAAAAGAGTTCTCAGTTCAACTCTTTGACTAAAATCCAACGGCTACAGAAGGAACTGGAGTTTGAGATCGCTAAGATCTGGCCAAGTGCTAGGAAGATGAAGCTGTTAAGATTTGAGCTGGCTGAAGCGTACAAGGAGGAGGAAAGATACTGGAGACAAAGAAGTAGAGAGCAGTGGCTTAGAGAAGGTGATAAAAACACATCTTACTTTCATAATGTTGTTAAAGGAAAGAAAATCAGAAACAACATTCTAATGCTGAAAGATGAAAGAGGCGTTGAACACTTTTCTGAAGGTGCTAAAGGCCACTTAGCTGTGGAATATTTCCGGGACCTCTTTATGAGTACTAACCCTTCAGACCTTGAGACCCTGTTTGAAGGCTTTCAAAGACGTGTAACTCCGGAGATGAATGAGACGTTGCTAAAGGAGATAACTGATGAGGAGATCAGACTAGCTGCTTTCTCTGTTAAAGGTAGTAGTGCCCCAGGAGAGGATGGACTTACAGGCGTTTTTTACCGCAACTACTGGCAGATTGTGGGTCCTCAGGTCACTGAAGAAGTACGGAGTTTCTTTCGCACCTCCTCCTTACCTGCTGGCTGGAATCACACTCAACTTTGCCTCCTCCCCAAGATAACTAAACCGGAAACGATGAAGGATATGAGACCTATTAGCCTTTGTTCCGTGCAGTATAAGATAGTCTCTAAGTTATTATCTGAAAGACTCAAGCCGATCATGGACTCCATCATCTCAGATACTCAAGGCGCTTTCGTTGGAGGGAGGCTCATCTCTGATAACATAGTGGTTGCGCATGAAATGGTCCATGGCTTGAGGACTAAGAAGTCAATAAGTGAGCAGTTTATGGCCATAAAAACTGATATGTCAAAGGCTTATGATCGTGTGGAGTGGAGTTTTTTAGAGACTTTGATGGAGAGAATGGGTTTTGCTCGTCAATGGGTCTGTTGGGTGATGGCATGTGTAAGTACAGTGTCGTATACAGTCCTCTTGAATGGAAGAACGCATGGCTTCATCAAGCCTGAGCGGGGGATTAGACAAGGTGATCCCATGTCGCCTTTTCTATTTATCATCGTCGCAGAAGCTTTGGTTAGTATTCTTAATCAGGCAGAAGCAAAGGGACGTCTCCAAGGGATCAAACTAGATAAGCAAGGCCCGGCGGTGCATCATTTATTGTTTGCCGATGACAGCTTACTGATGTGTCGAGCCGACATGATGGAGAGTCTTGAGGTCCTCAGATGTCTGAAATTATATGGGGATGCGTCAGGTCAACAAATCAATCCGTCTAAATCTTCTATCATTTTTGGGGATTTGGTTGACCTGGGTTTGCGTGAAGATATTAAACAGGTCCTCAAGATTGAGAAAGAAGGTGGAGAAGGCACATATCTTGGTCTACCTGAAGTCTTTAAAGGCTCTAAGAAGAATATACTGAATTACATCCGTGAAAAACTGCAGCATAGATTACATGGATGGTTTGCTCGCACACTATCTCAAGGAGGAAAAGAAATTCTCTTGAAGTCTATAGGTATGGCACTACCAGTCTATGCCATGTCAGTCTTTAAATTGCCTAAAGATTTGTGTGCTAAGCTTACTTCGGCAATGAGAGACTTCTGGTGGGGCAATGGAGGCTCAAGAAGGAAATTACCTTGGGTATCTTGGGACACTATGTGTAAGGACAAGGAAGAGGGTGGTCTGGGTTTTCATGATTTGGGACGCTTTAATCAAGCTTTACTTGGTAAGCAAGCGTGGAGAGTTTTCTCGAGACCTGATTCTCTAATGGCTAGAGTCTTAAAGAGCAGATATTTCAAAAATGGGTCTTTCTTGGAAGCTAGTATTGGTTCCCGTCCGTCTTTCATTTGGAGGAGCATACTTCATGGTAGAGAAGCTTTAAAATCAGGTATGCTAAGGACAATTGGGTCAGGGGAACAGACTAATGTGTGGACCTCTAACTGGTTGCTGGATGACGAGTCGAGGCCCCCCATGTACCGCCAAAATAGTATCGTAGACCTCACATTATTGGTCAGTGACTTGAGGCTCCCTAACTCTTCTGCTTGGGATATTCAGAAAGTGTTTGATACCTTTACTGAAGAGGACGCGGCTCGGATTCTTAAAATCAAACTCTCCTTGGATAAGCAAGATACAGATGTGTGGGGTTTTACAAAAGATGGTGTGTATACGACGAGAAGTGGCTACAAAATGCTGTCTGTGATCCATAACTCTAACAACCCGTCTCCTCGTCCTCTCCCTCCAGTGGAGAAGCAATTATGGAAAAGCATCTGGAAACTCAAGACTTCCCCAAAGATCCAACATTTTCTCTGGAGAGCTTTGTCTGGTGCGTTGGCGGTGTCAGAACGTCTTCAGTCCAGGGGTATACACGTAGATTCGACTTGCCTAGCCTGTGGTCAGGCATCTGAAACGATTTGTCATGTATTGTTCCTCTGTCCTACAGCAGTAGAGGCCTGGAGACTAGCACGTATTGAGCCCCCTCCCACAGGATTCTCCACTACATCCATTTTCCTCAACCTTCATTACCTTGTGGCGGgtacaaaaaaacaaagttgGAGGCAGAGCAACATTAAATCTTTCCCCTGGATACTTTGGAATCTCTGGAAGGGGAGGAATGCTCTAATGTTTGAAAAGACCCGTATATCAGCTTCTTCATTGGTTACTAAAGCTCTAGAAGAAGCAGAGATTTGGAATAAGGTTAACTCGAATGTTCTGGCATGCGAGGAAGTACAGGTTCAACCTCCTACTGTTCAAAATATATGGACTAAGCCTCCCTTGGGTTCCATCAAATGTAACATTGGAATGGCTTGGAGTAGTTTGGGACCGTTTACGGGAGCAAGCTGGATCACAAGAGATAGCTGTGGGCGTCCTATTCATCATAGTCGTCGAGCTTTCTGTTCCTCTGCCTATAAACGGGAGTCAGATCTTAAATCTCTTCTTTGGGCTATAGAAGCGATGGGTAGCTTGCGGGTCAAGAAAGTTATCTTTGAAGCTTCTTCTTTCGAGGTGAGACAGTCCCTCCTACACCCCTATCACTATATGGATCTCCTACCCCTTATCCAACGAATCCTAGCTCTCTTACACTGTTTTGAGGTATGGTCTATATGCTATGTATCTGATCAGAATAACAGTGTAGCACAAGCAATTGCAGAAAGCGTGGTTATAGGGGCTCGCTCACAATCGTATGTTGGGTCTGGGGGCCCTTTGTGGCTGCAGCAACTTATTCAGCAAGAGGCAGGGAATTAAGTAACATTCTATAGCTCCGTTCTCCGTTCTCTGGTGGTTTTTAAGCTGTCCCTATTTTCTATAGCTCTTTTATAAGAGTGCTGTGGTACCTACTGGTACTTGTATTTTTCTCAGCTTTTTTTATATTCTCTTGTCTTTGCAATAACATTGTCCTTTTGGACTTTCAATTTAATGAAAactcagtgttaaaaaaaaaaccaggaAAATAAAGAAAGTCAGCATGTATCACTCAATTTTGAAAGACAATCAATGGACCGGTCGCAGCGAAGACGCTACGCAACCGGATCTTCTCCAGATCCGGATCTACATCCGCCGGGCCGAGTAGATGGGCCACGCCGGGTCACGAAGAACGGCCCAAAGGCTACTTCATGAACCGCACTCCTCCGCCACCGGGACAGTCGCGCAAATGGGAGGATTGGGAGCTTCCTTGCTACATCACGAGCTTCCTCACGATCGTCATCCTAGGCGTCGGGCTCAATGCTAAACCTGATCTTTCAATCGAGACTTGGGCTCATCAGAAGGCCCTTGAACGCCTTGAGTTGGAGAGGCTCGGAGATTCGTCCGATTGAGAGGTTCACTGTTGCCGCGATCACGAAGACTTGGAGAGTTGTTGTTTCGTTTTCGCTTCGGTTCAGTATCTTTGTGGATGATGATGAAATAAGTATTCTTTAACTGTTTAGACACATTACATTTCTCAAAGTTGATTTACTCGTTTCGATTAACATCTGCAATTTGATTGGTATGTTTCAAATGGTTCGATTTGACTATTGATTGTCACTTGTTGTTCTACTCAGCTGTAAAATTGTAAGTAGCTATACTCTTATTCTTCTGCTAACATTCCTATAAGATGTTCCTGAAAATAGGATTCTAATGGAGGAAACAGAGATATCTTAAGCAATATTACCTTCTTTCGTTCCTCCTAGGGGGAATGTTATATCATTTTCCAGCAACAGCACTGTGGTGCATCTTCAGCTTAGACTTTCCTGAGTCTATAACCACACTCACATTCCCTAAACTATAGACCGTTGTGCATTCTATGCGGCTTGGGTTTCAACAGCATCTCCTTCTCCAGCGCACATAATTCCACAGCTTCTTTAAAACTCATCTCCTCACTGTCTCCTTTGCCCCTTCCTGAGACCTTTACACCGCTTGAACTGGATTTGGATCCTCTTGTTTGCTGAAAGCTCCTCCGGGAACAATCTTTTCCAACTCATAAACCAGTTTCTTATCTCATCAAAGTTTGGTTCTGAACACAGCCAGTGACGTAAAACATCCAACCACTTAAGATACCCATCCCATAACCCAATCAAACCGGTCTAAACTCTCGTCTCCCCGGTTTATCTCCAACTCTTGTAAAGCCAGCTGCAACTTGGGAACTATGCAAAGATATATAGCCTTCATGATACCATGGGCTGGATCAGTAAGAGCGTCCCAACACTGAAACATCCCTGGTAAAGAGAGGCAAGGCCAGTGAGCAAACAACACATGACAAGTTAGGATAGCTAGAAAGCAGGTCCTTGAAACGATTGCCTACTGAATCCAATGTTAAATTCCCACACGTAATCTCCCACTCAGTTCCGTCTATTTGTTCTACAATGTATACCAAGTTGTGAAACTGCTTCTGCTGTTTCTCTTCCTCCATTGTAAACATCTCCTTGTCTTGCTGCAAGCTCAAGGCTGATGATTTTTTCTCGTTACTTAAATCCCTATCAATCTTgtgaatctctttttttttgaatgaatgtaaaatttattcaaacaaaaacagTATTACATCAAGTGCTTCTTTGTTTTTATGAAATATAAACTTCCCTActccaaaataaatataatcttGTGAATCTCATGCTTGGCTAAATCAACAATAAGACTCAAGTTGTGGTTTAAATCTTCCAAAACTGTTCACAAACCGTGGTTGCGGTCCTCTCATATCAATAATGATCTTCTGAAAACCAAAACCCGCTTCCTGATTCTTCTCCAGTAACCCATCTGCATTTTTATAAACTTTCTTCCTTGCCTTCTTCTCCTGAACACCTTGTCTAAACCAGACAAGTGTGCATCAACAGTTATGTATCTCCTCAAAGATTATTTTCATGGCACAAGGGAATGGAATCATGTCTTGTGTTTCAAGTTAAAGTTACCTAGTAGCTTTAGTAGTTTCTcaataaaatagtatttttgaaATCTATGTAGGGTTTGTAGGCGTTAGTCAGCGATAGTTGTAGTAGCGATCAAAGCATATCTTATGAACACTACTCCAATCCACAAAATTTCAATCTTTTCTCTGCAGAGTTGGTACGTGTTGACTaacaccaaaaacaaaaaaaagtaacaatGGTTGTGCTCCTCGTTAAAATTAAATTCTCAAGCTTATGAGCGGGCCTTTGTTTGTTAACTAGTTGAGCATCtcatatctttctttttttggtcaaagcaTCTCTTATCATTTAGAAccattaaatttcaaaaacgAAAACACAACTGTTAAAATGATATTATTTcattgtcagttgtctggtCCTATATTGTTTAAAGAAACTTAATTAAAAGCCGAATCTAAGTGAAAGACATATCATGTAACGAGAACGTAGTAGTGGTCCAGTTCAAGAACACTTCACGTGAACTCACACCTTAGCCTTCAGATGTGTCCACACGCGTTCCTCCTTTTGTTTAATTGTTCAACATAGTTGTTTAACCTATCTAATCAAAACTGAGACAATGCTTAATTATGTTTTGCTAGAAGAAATGTAATGTAGAG of the Brassica rapa cultivar Chiifu-401-42 chromosome A03, CAAS_Brap_v3.01, whole genome shotgun sequence genome contains:
- the LOC103860056 gene encoding uncharacterized protein LOC103860056 — translated: MLSFKIISEYCVLNCTKVGSLTDLLPTSSPSLRRVSHVSGNMADKLHVAIRSMSLEDDDPIILPDEPKFHLFDENALSIIGRLLNPDAQNMARMIDFMPQAWRLYDRVRGIALSRDRFQFVFKREEDLITVLKDRPWSYNHWTMILERWTPSPPRDFLSKFEVWIRIRNIPINHYTIDTMYMLAKKVGAVIEIAYDPKRSQKTEYIRAKVMFSATDPAFEVKNLNLPSGDVVVIEYEYEKIHKRCYGCRRLTHEKSACPYSKQRLQRHVQKPLEKNNQEQTDIVPTTNRLEGPPGFPPLFPELPPEDRAMAMQYISHSNETERRARILRVQQSIELEKSNPPPVLTKISHNLEKEKGHVFGYGVSESASGETRMAAHALTAPAGERIHSSSEVQLSGESISPASAPKRPAVFTIGASGSSQTGSSRGRRNGRNRPPAWVRHIRPAKNAQSKSTPVHEQSDEVAPSSKRKAEGVQIEKGNKTSKTKEDTVASILRPLPSQ